The Candidatus Poribacteria bacterium genome includes a region encoding these proteins:
- a CDS encoding formylglycine-generating enzyme family protein has product MNIFCPNRNSLFRIAVRGLFLLLFSVGISFDVSAQEAENLILISAGTFTMGSDTRAADEKPMHKVYLGAYYISKYEVTNAEYYEFWKQQLETTSPGQTPQHTPENFTHLPQIGDWPARAKQFPNHPVVGVSWHDANAYATWKGMRLPTEAEWEKAARGYTNRTWPWGNALEPYANTAVNDDGYENCLAPVGSFPKGKSYYGVMDMAGNVWEWTADWYSDVYYTYTSQAATKRPKQNPTGPTVGSWRVIRGGSWIDMIARCSTTFRFYLYPNLKTSFVGFRLAKSTEKTAR; this is encoded by the coding sequence ATGAATATCTTTTGTCCAAACAGAAATAGCCTTTTCCGCATCGCCGTCCGCGGTCTGTTTCTCCTGCTCTTCAGCGTTGGTATCAGTTTTGACGTATCGGCGCAGGAGGCAGAGAATCTCATCTTAATCTCCGCAGGCACCTTTACAATGGGAAGTGACACCCGCGCTGCCGATGAAAAACCGATGCATAAAGTCTATCTCGGTGCCTATTACATCAGTAAATATGAGGTCACAAACGCCGAATACTATGAATTTTGGAAACAGCAATTAGAGACGACTTCTCCCGGACAAACGCCCCAACACACCCCAGAAAACTTCACCCACCTCCCACAAATCGGCGATTGGCCCGCACGCGCAAAACAATTCCCGAATCATCCCGTCGTCGGTGTATCATGGCACGATGCAAACGCTTACGCAACGTGGAAAGGCATGCGACTCCCGACAGAGGCGGAATGGGAGAAAGCAGCGCGTGGTTATACCAACAGGACATGGCCCTGGGGTAATGCGCTTGAACCGTACGCGAACACCGCTGTGAATGATGATGGTTATGAGAACTGCCTCGCACCTGTCGGTAGTTTCCCGAAAGGCAAAAGCTACTACGGCGTAATGGATATGGCAGGCAACGTTTGGGAATGGACAGCCGATTGGTACAGCGACGTCTACTATACTTACACCTCACAAGCCGCCACGAAACGTCCGAAGCAGAATCCGACAGGACCGACGGTTGGCAGTTGGCGTGTTATCCGTGGAGGCTCGTGGATTGATATGATCGCCCGATGCAGCACCACATTTCGGTTTTATCTCTATCCTAACCTAAAGACCTCCTTTGTGGGTTTCCGATTGGCAAAATCTACCGAAAAAACCGCAAGGTAA
- a CDS encoding CRTAC1 family protein yields the protein MGSGTVFFDYDTDGDPDLYFVNSGNIPQGNPQTLGNVLYRNEGNGRFTDVTETSGTGDTGYGMAASAADIDNDGDPDLYVANFGQDRLYRNNGDGTFTDITEVAGIDNTLWSIAAVYLDFDVDGDLDIFVVNYLVYELSMPVSIYKGIVGYGHPRSYQGTPDALYRNNGDGTFTNIAETAGVTDPVEGRGMAAVAWDYDQDGLPDIYVANDTNRNFLYHNNGDGTFTDESIFIGVGYDDRGVAEGSMGVDCADYDGDGWLDLIVANSEKATLYKNEEGLFFADATADSGLEQPTLPFVGFSPLFLDYDNDGHLDMFCANGHPQDVIEILGDNETYAQRDQIFQNNGDGTYTDVSATAGAYFSEPLVGRAAATADYDNDGDPDIVIMNSNQRAVLLRNDGENLKNWLSIKLVGTQSNRDGIGTKVTITTGDTMQIREVKSGSSYASGSDIRLLFGLGENQRVDKVSIVWQSGTMQELQDLSTNQTLTIVESEE from the coding sequence ATGGGGTCCGGTACGGTCTTCTTCGATTACGACACCGACGGTGATCCCGATCTCTATTTCGTTAACAGTGGGAACATTCCTCAAGGCAACCCACAAACGCTCGGGAACGTCCTGTATCGAAACGAAGGCAATGGACGTTTCACGGATGTTACCGAAACCTCAGGAACAGGAGACACAGGATACGGGATGGCGGCATCCGCTGCGGACATCGACAACGACGGCGATCCCGACCTCTATGTCGCTAACTTCGGGCAGGATAGACTCTATCGAAACAATGGAGACGGCACTTTTACCGACATCACCGAAGTTGCTGGTATTGATAATACGCTCTGGAGTATCGCCGCTGTCTACCTCGATTTCGATGTCGATGGCGATTTGGACATCTTCGTCGTCAACTATCTGGTGTACGAATTGTCAATGCCGGTATCCATCTATAAAGGCATTGTCGGCTATGGACATCCACGTAGCTACCAAGGAACCCCCGATGCGCTCTACCGAAATAACGGCGATGGCACCTTCACGAATATCGCTGAGACAGCAGGCGTAACAGACCCTGTCGAGGGAAGAGGTATGGCAGCCGTTGCCTGGGACTACGATCAAGATGGGCTGCCCGATATTTACGTCGCCAACGATACCAATAGAAACTTCCTGTATCATAATAACGGCGATGGCACCTTCACAGATGAAAGCATTTTCATTGGCGTGGGCTATGACGATAGAGGTGTCGCCGAAGGATCTATGGGGGTAGACTGTGCCGACTACGACGGCGATGGATGGCTCGACCTGATCGTTGCAAATTCTGAGAAGGCAACCCTCTATAAGAACGAGGAGGGACTCTTCTTCGCAGATGCCACCGCCGACAGTGGATTGGAACAACCGACGCTCCCGTTTGTCGGCTTTAGTCCGCTCTTTCTGGATTACGATAACGACGGACACCTCGACATGTTCTGTGCAAACGGACACCCACAAGATGTTATTGAGATATTGGGAGACAATGAAACCTATGCCCAACGCGACCAAATCTTTCAAAATAATGGCGACGGCACCTATACCGATGTTTCTGCAACCGCCGGAGCGTACTTCTCAGAACCCCTCGTGGGTAGAGCCGCCGCGACTGCCGACTATGACAACGACGGCGATCCTGATATTGTCATCATGAATTCCAATCAGCGTGCCGTGCTGCTTCGGAACGATGGTGAGAACCTGAAAAATTGGCTGAGCATTAAACTGGTCGGAACGCAAAGCAATCGTGACGGAATCGGAACGAAGGTCACGATCACGACAGGAGACACAATGCAAATAAGGGAAGTAAAGAGCGGCTCCAGCTACGCATCAGGCAGTGATATACGCCTGCTATTCGGTTTGGGAGAAAATCAACGTGTTGACAAAGTAAGCATCGTCTGGCAAAGCGGAACCATGCAAGAATTGCAAGACCTCTCTACCAATCAAACTTTAACAATCGTAGAGTCGGAAGAGTAG